Proteins encoded in a region of the Acidobacteriota bacterium genome:
- a CDS encoding flagellar biosynthetic protein FliQ: MNPDQAVELARKTLDITLLICAPILIFATVIGLVVSILQVVTSIQDTTVSTVPRLAAVAISAFFLAPWMFHEMVSFTLRLLADFYPYLH; the protein is encoded by the coding sequence ATGAACCCCGATCAAGCCGTTGAACTCGCCCGCAAGACGCTGGACATCACGCTGCTGATCTGCGCGCCCATCCTCATCTTTGCCACGGTCATCGGCCTGGTGGTCAGCATTCTGCAGGTGGTGACGTCGATTCAGGACACCACCGTCTCGACCGTCCCGCGCCTGGCCGCGGTCGCCATCAGCGCTTTTTTTCTGGCGCCCTGGATGTTTCACGAGATGGTGTCCTTCACCCTCCGCCTGCTCGCCGACTTTTACCCCTATCTGCACTGA